From the genome of Phytohabitans rumicis, one region includes:
- a CDS encoding PrsW family intramembrane metalloprotease — MTAAAGCPGGHGVPPRSARSAPVHPTPTWAVARKSLLLPAFWLVTGLLAVGAARMGLFVRDALIEYPVATAVALALFAAYAVPFWFFVAALDYLEREPPLLLATAFAWGGLVATTLSVPGNAAVQNLLAKAYSPAVATAWGPAIAGPTIEEVVKTLGIVAIVLVARAQINSVLDGVIYGSLVGLGFQVVEDIVYAVNAVAAAGRGDDVGPVVATFFVRGFLAGLWSHTLFSALAGAGVASVVVRTDRTLRFRLGVAALCFFGAWACHFVWNSPLLAVDVGDNGYALIAVLLAKGIPPLLVILLLVRAARHREADYYTAQLAALHDPDIATPAELHVLSMGHLRANARRYAYARAGLLGRRAVRRLQRAQARLAVAISRDDAP; from the coding sequence GTGACGGCCGCGGCCGGGTGCCCCGGCGGGCACGGGGTGCCGCCACGCAGCGCCCGCAGCGCCCCCGTACACCCCACGCCGACCTGGGCGGTGGCCCGCAAGTCGCTGCTGCTGCCCGCGTTCTGGCTGGTCACCGGGCTGCTGGCGGTCGGTGCCGCGCGGATGGGCCTGTTCGTGCGGGACGCCCTCATCGAGTACCCGGTGGCCACCGCCGTCGCGCTGGCGCTCTTCGCCGCGTACGCGGTGCCGTTCTGGTTCTTCGTCGCCGCGCTCGACTACCTGGAGCGGGAGCCGCCGCTGCTGCTCGCCACCGCGTTCGCCTGGGGTGGCCTGGTCGCCACCACGCTGTCCGTGCCTGGCAACGCCGCGGTCCAGAACCTGCTCGCCAAGGCGTACTCGCCGGCGGTCGCCACGGCCTGGGGTCCCGCGATCGCCGGACCGACCATCGAGGAGGTCGTCAAGACGCTGGGCATCGTCGCGATCGTCCTGGTCGCGCGGGCCCAGATCAACAGCGTCCTCGACGGGGTCATCTACGGCTCGCTGGTCGGGCTCGGCTTTCAGGTGGTCGAGGACATCGTGTACGCGGTGAACGCCGTCGCCGCCGCCGGCCGGGGTGACGACGTGGGGCCGGTGGTGGCGACGTTCTTCGTCCGCGGCTTCCTCGCCGGGCTGTGGAGCCACACGCTCTTCAGCGCGCTCGCCGGCGCGGGCGTGGCCTCCGTCGTGGTACGCACCGACCGCACGCTCCGCTTCCGGCTGGGCGTCGCCGCGCTGTGCTTCTTCGGCGCCTGGGCCTGCCACTTCGTCTGGAACTCGCCGCTGCTGGCCGTGGACGTCGGCGACAACGGGTACGCCCTGATCGCCGTGCTGCTGGCCAAGGGGATCCCGCCGCTGCTCGTGATCCTGCTGCTGGTACGCGCCGCGCGGCACCGGGAGGCCGACTACTACACCGCGCAGCTGGCGGCGCTCCACGATCCGGACATCGCCACCCCGGCCGAGCTGCACGTGCTGAGCATGGGCCACCTGCGCGCCAACGCCCGCCGGTACGCGTACGCCCGGGCCGGCCTGCTCGGCCGCCGCGCTGTCCGCCGTCTCCAACGCGCCCAGGCGAGGCTAGCCGTGGCCATCTCGAGGGACGACGCCCCCTAA
- a CDS encoding SigE family RNA polymerase sigma factor — MTVDEGFREFVELRYGELLRIAYLLTGSAHAAEDLLQTSLLKVMRRWKRVDEPIAYVRRTMINQHISVWRRQGARELLTSMVPDRPVRDPADLVSDRQALYGAMRRLTPRTRAVIVLRYWADLPEAEIADLLGCSVGTVKSRASRGLDRLREVLDSTPVAADFVPRRA; from the coding sequence GTGACCGTCGATGAGGGGTTTCGGGAGTTCGTCGAGCTGCGGTACGGCGAGCTCTTACGGATCGCGTACCTGTTGACCGGCTCGGCCCACGCCGCCGAGGACCTGTTGCAGACCTCGCTGCTGAAGGTGATGCGGCGGTGGAAGCGGGTCGACGAACCGATCGCGTACGTGCGGCGCACCATGATCAACCAGCACATCAGCGTGTGGCGGCGGCAGGGCGCCCGCGAGCTGCTGACCTCGATGGTGCCGGACCGGCCGGTGCGGGACCCGGCCGACCTGGTGAGCGACCGGCAGGCCCTGTACGGGGCGATGCGCCGGCTCACGCCGCGTACCCGGGCGGTGATCGTGCTCCGGTACTGGGCTGACCTGCCCGAGGCGGAGATCGCCGACCTGCTCGGCTGTTCGGTCGGGACGGTCAAGAGCCGCGCCTCGCGTGGCCTGGACCGGCTTCGTGAAGTGCTGGATTCCACGCCCGTCGCGGCGGATTTCGTTCCAAGGAGGGCCTGA
- a CDS encoding ABC transporter permease, with product MRLVFRRAGGVKSLLLAATGATLIATVLLTGLADYSREVVDAGTRSAIAAAAPDERSVLVQGPAGGSPAEQAKRDGAVRQRYDGEFAGLDASVFTAGYAVGRQLTGDTGDARPDQEGVVYASVVFLDGLTERAELTAGAWPRAGSTPVQTVLAEAAAHTLRAAVGDRVRIFDRLTRKTSEIEVVGVWRPRDPADAYWRLAPGVAEGVAPQSATYGPFVVTRDDFQAGYAASASAAWLIEPDLAVSNLAQLDKVPGETRTALDSLADEVGLGSSGLVTSRLDQLVGRLRQADLVGRSALVTPMLLMVVLGGYALALVAVLLTEQRRGETALLRARGAARLQIAGLAAREAALVVVPAAALAPLLATQVLRYAADVPMLTSAAIRLSPRFDALTWLVAGLAAAGCAVAMLGPALRRGGTYVAEMAARSRPSRRAAAQRASLDLALVGLAVLGWFQLRQYSSPLTGGDLGIDPLLAASPTLGVLAGAVLALRVLPPLTRLAERAVDRKPWTATILGMWQAGRRPQAGPVLLLALAVAVSTLAWCLASTSESSLVDQTNHRVGADLRLLEATRYAPDSRAAEIADLPGVEAALPAWRDDLRLGAEGVSASVVALDAAAAGGVVRMRDDLAGGSPSRLFAGMAATPPDAPVVELPAGTRRLTGEVVTKVTGWIVGPFTRPDPPVRTSAVFAVTGGYRRLPLGTSYNGQPLRFAIDLPDDLRSTRLAGFLVATSGPPDMTLRWDVTSLRAGDQPVDLAGAGPWQGHDRAGERVAGGPAPSATYTVERPGGIWSLDAAVNLVVTRAREAAPVPVVATPAALSALRVGTGAETRMSLGQSEVGVRIAGTATAIPGTTETAALLVDLPSLAAEVFYGYGEVPGPQEWWLATGDDPAATAAAAAKLNGIAVLDRRAAGSDPYGVGARAALFAAALGAVLIAMMGIGVDMRATARRRVTELAVLHTLGASPRLLRRSLVAEQTFLAGVGVLAGLVVGIGVAATMAPLVILTPAAGRPVPEPLLTVDWSPVAATAAGLLIFTLALSATVATAARQRVLAAQLRIGGDT from the coding sequence ATGAGGTTGGTGTTTCGTCGCGCCGGTGGAGTGAAGAGCCTGCTCCTCGCGGCGACCGGGGCGACGTTGATCGCCACTGTCCTGCTCACCGGCCTGGCAGACTACAGCCGCGAGGTGGTCGACGCCGGCACCCGGAGCGCGATCGCCGCCGCCGCGCCCGACGAGCGTTCGGTCCTGGTCCAGGGCCCGGCCGGCGGCTCACCCGCCGAGCAGGCCAAGCGGGACGGCGCGGTACGCCAGCGGTACGACGGCGAGTTCGCCGGGCTGGACGCGAGCGTCTTCACCGCCGGGTACGCGGTCGGCCGCCAGCTCACCGGCGACACCGGCGACGCCCGGCCGGACCAGGAAGGCGTGGTCTACGCCTCCGTCGTCTTCCTCGACGGGCTGACCGAGCGCGCCGAGCTCACCGCGGGCGCGTGGCCCCGGGCCGGATCGACGCCGGTGCAGACCGTGCTGGCCGAGGCGGCGGCCCATACGCTGCGGGCCGCCGTCGGCGACCGCGTCCGGATCTTCGACCGGCTCACCCGCAAGACGTCCGAGATCGAGGTGGTCGGCGTCTGGCGCCCGCGCGACCCGGCCGACGCGTACTGGCGGCTGGCGCCGGGCGTGGCCGAGGGCGTCGCACCGCAGTCCGCGACGTACGGGCCGTTCGTGGTGACCCGGGACGACTTCCAGGCCGGCTACGCGGCGAGCGCCTCGGCGGCCTGGTTGATCGAGCCGGACCTCGCGGTGTCCAACCTGGCGCAGCTCGACAAGGTGCCCGGCGAAACCAGGACCGCCCTCGACTCGCTGGCCGACGAGGTCGGGCTCGGCTCCTCCGGGCTGGTCACGTCGCGGCTCGACCAGCTCGTCGGGCGACTCCGGCAGGCCGATCTCGTCGGTCGGTCGGCACTGGTCACGCCGATGCTGCTCATGGTCGTACTCGGTGGGTATGCGCTCGCGCTCGTGGCCGTACTCCTGACCGAACAACGCCGCGGGGAGACGGCGCTGCTGCGTGCGCGCGGCGCCGCACGGCTGCAGATCGCGGGCCTGGCCGCGCGGGAGGCCGCCCTGGTCGTCGTGCCGGCGGCGGCGCTGGCGCCGCTGCTGGCCACGCAGGTCCTCCGGTACGCGGCCGACGTGCCGATGCTGACCTCGGCGGCTATCCGGCTGAGCCCTCGCTTCGACGCGCTCACCTGGCTGGTCGCCGGCCTGGCCGCGGCGGGCTGCGCGGTGGCGATGCTCGGCCCGGCGCTGCGCCGCGGCGGCACCTACGTCGCCGAGATGGCGGCCCGGTCCCGGCCCAGCCGGCGGGCGGCCGCGCAGCGGGCCAGTCTCGACCTCGCGCTGGTGGGGCTGGCCGTGCTCGGCTGGTTCCAGCTCCGGCAGTACTCCTCGCCGCTGACCGGCGGCGACCTCGGCATCGACCCCCTGCTGGCGGCGAGCCCGACCCTCGGCGTGCTGGCCGGCGCGGTCCTCGCGCTGCGGGTGCTGCCGCCGCTGACCCGCCTCGCCGAGCGGGCCGTCGACCGCAAGCCGTGGACCGCGACCATCCTCGGCATGTGGCAGGCGGGGCGGCGCCCGCAGGCCGGTCCGGTGCTGCTGCTCGCGCTGGCCGTGGCGGTCAGCACGCTCGCCTGGTGCCTGGCCAGCACGTCCGAAAGCTCACTGGTCGACCAGACCAACCACCGTGTCGGCGCCGACCTGCGGCTGCTCGAAGCGACCCGCTACGCACCCGACAGCCGGGCGGCCGAGATCGCCGACCTGCCCGGCGTCGAGGCGGCACTGCCGGCCTGGCGGGACGACCTGCGGCTGGGCGCGGAAGGGGTGAGCGCGTCGGTGGTCGCGCTCGACGCCGCGGCCGCCGGCGGCGTGGTGCGGATGCGGGACGACCTGGCCGGCGGGTCCCCCAGCCGCCTCTTCGCCGGCATGGCGGCCACCCCGCCGGACGCGCCGGTCGTCGAGCTGCCCGCCGGCACCCGCCGGCTGACCGGCGAGGTGGTCACGAAGGTCACCGGGTGGATCGTCGGGCCGTTCACCCGGCCCGACCCGCCGGTGCGGACATCGGCCGTGTTCGCCGTGACCGGCGGCTACCGCCGGTTGCCGCTCGGCACGAGCTACAACGGTCAGCCGCTGCGCTTCGCCATCGACCTGCCCGACGACCTGCGCTCGACCCGGCTGGCCGGGTTCCTCGTCGCCACCTCCGGCCCGCCCGACATGACCCTGCGCTGGGACGTCACGTCGTTGCGCGCCGGGGACCAGCCGGTCGACCTCGCCGGCGCCGGGCCGTGGCAAGGGCACGACCGGGCCGGCGAGCGCGTCGCGGGCGGCCCGGCCCCGTCGGCCACCTACACCGTCGAAAGACCCGGCGGGATCTGGAGCCTCGACGCCGCGGTCAACCTGGTCGTCACCCGTGCGCGCGAGGCGGCCCCGGTGCCGGTCGTCGCCACCCCGGCGGCGCTGTCCGCGCTCCGCGTCGGCACCGGCGCGGAAACGCGCATGTCGCTCGGCCAGAGCGAGGTCGGCGTCCGGATCGCCGGCACAGCCACCGCCATACCCGGGACGACCGAGACCGCCGCGCTGCTCGTCGACCTTCCATCCCTGGCCGCGGAGGTCTTCTACGGGTACGGCGAGGTGCCGGGACCGCAGGAGTGGTGGCTGGCGACCGGCGACGACCCGGCGGCCACGGCCGCCGCCGCGGCGAAGCTCAACGGGATCGCGGTGCTGGACCGGCGGGCGGCCGGCAGCGACCCGTACGGCGTCGGCGCCCGCGCCGCCCTCTTCGCGGCCGCCCTGGGCGCGGTGCTGATCGCCATGATGGGCATCGGCGTGGACATGCGGGCCACCGCCCGCCGCCGGGTCACCGAGCTGGCCGTGCTGCACACGCTCGGCGCCAGCCCGCGGCTGCTGAGGCGCTCGCTGGTCGCCGAGCAGACGTTCCTCGCCGGCGTCGGCGTGCTGGCCGGTCTGGTGGTCGGGATCGGCGTCGCCGCCACCATGGCGCCGCTGGTCATCCTCACTCCCGCCGCCGGCCGGCCGGTGCCCGAGCCGCTGCTGACCGTGGACTGGTCCCCGGTCGCCGCCACCGCCGCCGGGCTGCTGATCTTCACGCTCGCCCTGAGCGCGACGGTCGCCACGGCCGCCCGACAACGCGTGCTCGCGGCCCAGCTCCGCATCGGGGGCGACACATGA
- a CDS encoding ABC transporter permease, whose amino-acid sequence MIAVLRRVRVFAGQLGLLAALSLVAALLVTAAPRVANELSDQALREDVERLPYSARDITFERQPVAQYAEGEVRNGLGSVDPYRHGMREPLPGLVQDGWFTAAVAGRTMAPTGPRTTFGLRAQSGLQEAVRVTAGRWPRNEPAARPVEIAVSTAVAKQMELALGTTLAIRPTSQVPVQVQVVVTGIYEPVDPSAHRWEGMRLALEPFPGLPPDVPASVLAVTDPQGITAAGVGLSSLTLSWRYRIDAQRLDAGMVEPIATALAGTKRTPPGGGLVMSTALDDTLLRFQGQLRAVQALLAVVQAGLVATLLGLIALAAALAVERRREEFALLRARGSAITAIAGRSLAESLVVLPAATLAGWAIGTYAPGRPADTVWLVVTAGAAATLAVPVLAAATQRRLAFTARRQDLVRHRPSRRRLTAELFFLVVAGLGAYLLRRRGLSTDAGVDPYLASVPVLLAVGAAIVALRLFPWPLRQVSRLASRARGAVAFLGLARAGRGAPVTIGPLAVLVVAIATGIFSSVVMTSVAEARDRASDIAVPADARLSGPGLTSATADRIAGLPGVTAVARYADDPATMVNSDAGGIGQARVLIVDVAALARVVADSGVDVRLPAALVDAKPGSGPVPALVSPALAAEVGSGGVATMNSRPYEFSVAAVADIFPGLGASSLGRFIVLPWQALPAPEVIAPSALLIAGDGFDPLKLQAAAGPETTVTTWAAHRQTLDRTGANEVLTFTFTTGAAGATVLALLAVGFAVLAGARVRGQVLSRLRTLGLSGRQGRGLLVYELVPLVGIAVVAGGLVGVFLPRLLGPALGLSSFTSGAAVRTYLDPILVGAVLMLVVAALIAAMLVENVINRRLRLGEVLRVGEEGR is encoded by the coding sequence ATGATCGCGGTGCTTCGCCGGGTGCGCGTGTTCGCCGGCCAGCTCGGGCTGCTCGCCGCGCTCTCGCTCGTCGCCGCGCTGCTGGTCACCGCCGCGCCGCGGGTGGCCAACGAGCTTTCCGACCAGGCGCTGCGGGAAGACGTCGAGCGGCTGCCGTACAGCGCGCGGGACATCACATTCGAGCGGCAGCCGGTCGCCCAGTACGCCGAGGGCGAGGTGCGCAACGGCTTGGGCTCGGTCGACCCGTACCGGCACGGGATGCGGGAGCCGCTGCCCGGGCTGGTGCAGGACGGCTGGTTCACCGCCGCGGTGGCGGGCCGGACGATGGCGCCGACGGGCCCGCGCACCACGTTCGGCCTGCGCGCCCAGAGCGGGCTGCAAGAAGCCGTCCGGGTGACGGCCGGGCGCTGGCCGCGGAACGAGCCGGCCGCCAGGCCGGTGGAGATCGCGGTCTCGACCGCGGTCGCCAAGCAGATGGAACTGGCACTCGGCACCACCCTCGCGATCCGGCCGACGAGCCAGGTGCCGGTCCAGGTCCAGGTCGTGGTGACCGGGATCTACGAGCCGGTGGACCCGTCGGCGCACCGCTGGGAGGGGATGCGGCTGGCGCTGGAGCCCTTCCCGGGGCTCCCGCCGGACGTGCCGGCGTCCGTGTTGGCCGTGACCGACCCGCAGGGCATCACCGCCGCCGGGGTCGGGCTCAGCTCGCTGACCTTGTCGTGGCGGTACCGGATCGACGCGCAGCGGCTGGACGCCGGGATGGTCGAGCCGATCGCCACCGCGCTCGCCGGGACCAAGCGCACCCCGCCCGGCGGCGGACTCGTCATGTCCACGGCGCTGGACGACACGCTGCTCCGGTTCCAGGGGCAGCTGCGCGCGGTCCAGGCGCTGCTCGCCGTCGTACAGGCCGGCCTGGTGGCCACCCTGCTCGGGCTGATCGCGCTGGCGGCCGCGCTCGCGGTGGAGCGGCGGCGGGAGGAATTCGCCCTGCTCCGGGCCAGGGGCAGCGCGATCACGGCGATCGCCGGCCGGTCGCTCGCCGAGTCGCTGGTGGTGCTGCCCGCCGCGACGCTCGCCGGCTGGGCCATCGGCACGTACGCCCCGGGGCGCCCGGCGGACACCGTCTGGCTGGTGGTGACGGCGGGCGCGGCGGCCACCCTCGCCGTACCGGTCCTGGCCGCGGCGACCCAGCGCCGGCTCGCGTTCACCGCCCGCCGGCAGGACCTCGTACGCCACCGGCCGTCCCGGCGCCGGCTGACCGCCGAGCTGTTCTTCCTCGTGGTCGCCGGGCTCGGCGCGTACCTGCTGCGGCGGCGCGGGTTGAGCACGGACGCGGGGGTCGACCCGTACCTGGCGTCGGTGCCGGTGCTGCTCGCGGTCGGCGCGGCGATCGTCGCCCTGCGCCTCTTCCCGTGGCCGTTGCGTCAGGTGAGCCGGCTCGCCTCCCGGGCCCGCGGCGCGGTCGCGTTCCTCGGCCTGGCGCGCGCCGGCCGGGGCGCCCCGGTCACGATCGGCCCACTCGCGGTGCTGGTCGTCGCGATCGCCACCGGCATCTTCAGCAGCGTCGTGATGACGTCCGTCGCCGAAGCCCGGGACCGGGCCAGCGACATCGCGGTGCCGGCCGACGCGCGGCTCAGCGGGCCCGGCCTGACATCGGCCACCGCCGACCGGATCGCCGGGCTGCCCGGCGTCACCGCCGTCGCCCGGTACGCCGACGACCCGGCCACGATGGTCAACTCCGACGCGGGCGGCATCGGGCAGGCGCGGGTGCTCATCGTCGACGTGGCCGCCCTAGCCCGGGTGGTGGCGGACAGCGGCGTCGACGTACGACTCCCGGCGGCCCTGGTGGACGCGAAGCCCGGCAGCGGCCCGGTGCCGGCGCTCGTCTCCCCGGCCCTGGCCGCCGAGGTCGGATCCGGCGGCGTGGCGACCATGAACAGCCGCCCGTACGAGTTCTCGGTCGCGGCGGTGGCGGACATCTTCCCCGGCCTCGGGGCGAGCAGCCTCGGCCGGTTCATCGTGCTGCCGTGGCAGGCGCTGCCCGCGCCCGAGGTCATCGCGCCCAGCGCGCTGCTGATCGCCGGGGACGGGTTCGACCCGCTCAAGCTGCAGGCCGCCGCGGGTCCGGAGACCACCGTGACCACCTGGGCCGCGCATCGGCAGACCCTGGACCGCACCGGGGCGAACGAGGTGCTGACCTTCACGTTCACCACCGGCGCGGCGGGCGCCACCGTGCTGGCCCTCCTCGCGGTCGGCTTCGCCGTGCTGGCCGGCGCCCGCGTACGCGGCCAGGTGCTCTCCCGGCTGCGCACGCTGGGCCTGTCCGGCCGCCAGGGACGCGGGCTCCTCGTGTACGAGCTGGTGCCGCTCGTCGGCATCGCCGTGGTCGCCGGCGGGCTGGTGGGCGTGTTCCTGCCCCGCCTCCTCGGGCCGGCGCTCGGCCTGTCCAGCTTCACGAGCGGGGCGGCCGTACGGACGTACCTCGATCCGATTTTGGTGGGCGCGGTGCTGATGCTGGTGGTCGCGGCCCTGATCGCGGCGATGCTGGTCGAAAATGTGATCAACCGGCGGTTGCGCCTCGGCGAGGTGCTCCGCGTGGGTGAGGAGGGGCGATGA
- a CDS encoding ABC transporter ATP-binding protein yields MTATTDVPDLAELERRAAERAAARAGGTDRLGGHIVCDGLVRIFKTDGIEVVALQGLDLVVDRGELLAIVGASGSGKSTLLNILSGLDVPTAGIARVAGVDLLAMSAKSRLRYRRHTVGFVWQQTARNLLPYLTARENVELPLRLARQRVDGRAGELLEMVGVGYCADRRPAEMSGGEQQRCAVAVAVANNPEVLFADEPTGELDEATAADVFGALRTINAELGVTIVVVTHDPQVATQVRRTVAIRDGRTASEVRRSARIADDGSHELHTEEYALLDRAGRMQLPASFVNTLELRERVKLNLEPDHIEIRPGSDGK; encoded by the coding sequence ATGACCGCGACGACCGACGTGCCGGACCTGGCCGAGCTGGAGCGGCGGGCGGCCGAGCGGGCCGCGGCCCGGGCCGGCGGCACCGACCGGCTGGGCGGGCACATCGTGTGCGACGGCCTCGTACGGATCTTCAAGACCGACGGGATCGAGGTCGTCGCGCTGCAAGGGCTCGACCTGGTGGTGGACCGCGGCGAGCTGCTCGCGATCGTCGGCGCGTCCGGCTCCGGCAAGTCCACCCTGCTCAACATCCTCTCCGGGCTCGACGTGCCGACCGCCGGGATCGCCCGGGTGGCCGGCGTCGACCTGCTCGCCATGTCCGCCAAGAGCCGGCTGCGGTACCGCCGGCACACCGTCGGCTTCGTCTGGCAGCAGACCGCGCGCAACCTGCTGCCGTACCTGACCGCCCGGGAAAACGTCGAGCTGCCGCTCCGGCTGGCTCGCCAGCGGGTTGATGGCCGCGCGGGCGAGCTGTTGGAGATGGTCGGCGTCGGGTACTGCGCCGACCGGCGACCCGCCGAGATGAGCGGCGGCGAGCAGCAGCGCTGCGCGGTCGCCGTCGCGGTCGCCAACAACCCCGAGGTCCTCTTCGCCGACGAGCCCACCGGCGAACTGGACGAGGCGACCGCGGCCGACGTCTTCGGCGCGCTGCGCACCATCAACGCCGAACTGGGTGTCACCATCGTCGTCGTCACCCACGACCCGCAGGTCGCGACCCAGGTCCGCCGGACCGTCGCGATCCGCGACGGCCGGACCGCCTCCGAGGTACGCCGCTCGGCGCGGATCGCCGACGACGGCTCGCACGAGCTGCACACCGAGGAGTACGCGCTGCTGGACCGCGCCGGCCGGATGCAACTGCCCGCGTCCTTCGTCAACACGCTGGAGCTGCGCGAACGCGTGAAGCTGAACCTGGAGCCCGACCACATCGAGATCCGCCCCGGGAGTGATGGCAAGTGA